TTTCGCGGGAACAAAAATGATTGAATGGATACCCTACGCAGGTGTTGCCGCAGGTATTATTCTCCTCGCAATAGGCATAACACAAAAGCTAGGACATGAATGGGCGTGGATAAACCGGAAGATAATTCATTTCAGCATTGTTCCAGCCGTTCTAATGTTCTACTACGGAAAAATTCCAGCCAAAGTCTTCAGCGTTTCGGCTTTCGCCTTTGGACTAGTTCAGCTGTGGCCACACATTAAAAAGAAAGAGTTCTCGTGGTATCAAATTGAGCACAACTACGGCGAGGTTTTCTTCGCATTTTCTGCCTCGGTAATCCCGCTTATTCTGCCGGTTAAGTACGCCACAGCCCTGTTACTCGCGATGGCAATAAGCGATGGGGTTACGGGCATAGTGAGGCACCATTACTTTAGAAGGCACGGGTTCAACGTAAAGCTGAAAAAGCACTGGACCGGAAGCCTGGCCTACCTAATTACCGCAGTTCTGATAGCATTTGCGTTCCTCGATGGAGGGATAATAAAAAAGATTGCGTGGGCCGGAATACTGACGCTGGCAGAGTATCAGGGCTGGCTCGACGACAACCTTGCAGTTCCGCTCGTTGGAAGTTTGCTGTTTTTCATCTACTGAGCCCACCGAACCTTAAGGCTGTCCTTCTTTACCTTTTTGAACTCAGCAACAAGGGCCTCTCCGGTCTTCTCCATGAAGTCATCAATGTCTGTTATTCCAAGCTCCTTGAGACCGACTGCATCCACACCCTCGGGGATTCCTTTGGCTTCAACGTTTATCCCGATGTGAATCTTGACGCTGACGGGGGAAACTGTGGCTATTGAGATGCTAAGCTTTCTGCCGTTCACGTAGATGTCGTCGCCCTTTCTGGTAGTCTTTATCCCGTATTCGCCGAGAACTTCACAGAGCCTTGCTATAAACAGCTTCTGGAGGGTTGAGGCGAAAAGCGCGTTGACCAAATCAAAGACCTCAATTATGTAGTGCACCATGTCGTCGCTTTTGATTTCCTTGCTCGCCCTCAAATCTTCTATATCAATCATTTCCTCGACTTTAACGTCGCACTTCCCGCGGAAGACGACGAGCGAATTTCCAAGGATTCCAAAATTCCTGTAGGCCCAGTGGCTTTTAATTGCCGAGCCGTCGTAATCAATGCGCCTATCCTTGACAACCAAAAGCTCCATATCAATCACCCCAGCTTTTCAAGAAGTTCCCTTAGTTCTTCAAAAGATTTCGCATCCACCCACATG
The window above is part of the Thermococcus sp. genome. Proteins encoded here:
- a CDS encoding DUF366 family protein — translated: MELLVVKDRRIDYDGSAIKSHWAYRNFGILGNSLVVFRGKCDVKVEEMIDIEDLRASKEIKSDDMVHYIIEVFDLVNALFASTLQKLFIARLCEVLGEYGIKTTRKGDDIYVNGRKLSISIATVSPVSVKIHIGINVEAKGIPEGVDAVGLKELGITDIDDFMEKTGEALVAEFKKVKKDSLKVRWAQ